DNA sequence from the Hyalangium minutum genome:
GCTCTCGCATGAAGGCCTCGAGCGGCTGGCCCGCAGCGCGCGAGAGCAGCACGCCCAGCACGGTCATGCCCGTGTCATACATCCAGGCCTCGCCCGGCTGACGCATCAGCGGCAGGGAGCCCAGGCTGCGGATCCACGCGTCCATGCTCGGCGCCTTGGGCAACCACGGACCGACCGCAACGCCCTGCTCCGTCATCGCCTGGACGATCGGATACTGGCCCTGCGCCATGATCGCCCCCGTGCCCATGCGCACCGTCAGGAGATCACTGACGAGGATCGGGCGGTTCGCGGGCACGGTGTCATCCACAGGCCCATCGAGGCGCTTGAGCACCCGTCGGTTGGCAAGCTCCGGCAACAATCGGTCCACCGGCTCGTCGAGGCGGAGCTTCCCCTCCTCCACCAGGATCATCGCCGCAGCGCCTGAGATCGGCTTCGTCAGCGAGGCGATCCGGAAGATCGTGTCGCGCCGCATCGGGGCCGAGTTCCCAAAGGCCAGCGTGCCGATCGCATCCGCGCGCACCTCGTCGCCCCGAGCCAGCAGCGTCACGACGCCCGGCAGCTCTCCCCGCTCCACATGGGCCGCCATCACGGAATGCATGCGCTCGACTCCCTCCTTGGAGAGCCCACCCTGGGGCTCTGGGTTCAGCACTTCCGTCCGGCTGCAGCCCAACGCCGTCGCCGCACCCAGCGCTGCGGCGCCCTGTAACACACTCCTGCGGCTGACCCTGCTCATGCTGACTTCTTCTCCCGCAGCTCGCGGCGCAGGATCTTGCCCACGTTCGTCTTGGGCAGGTCCGTGCGGAACTCGATGTGCTTCGGGCGCTTGTAGCCGGTCAGCCGCTCCTTGCAGAACTCGCGCACGGCCTCCTCGGTCAGCGCCGGGTCCTTCTTGACGATGAACAGCTTGACCACCTCGCCCGAGTGCTCGTCTGGTACGCCTACCGCCGCGACCTCCAGCACTCCCGGACACTCCATCACCACGCCCTCGAGCTCGTTCGGGTACACGTTGAAGCCGGACACCAGGATCATGTCCTTCTTGCGGTCCACGATCTTCGTGTAGCCGCGCTCGTCCATGACGCCGACGTCGCCCGTCTTCAGAAAACCATCCGAGGTCATCACCCGCGCCGTCTCATCCGGCCGGTTCCAGTAGCCCGCCATCACCTGCGGGCCGCGGACGCAGATCTCTCCGGGCTGGCCCAGCGGCACCGACTTGCCGTCATCGTCGCGCAGCTCGAGCTCGGTGGACGGCAGCGGCAGTCCGATGGTGCCCGTGAAGATGTCCGTGTCGGTCGGGTTGCAAGTCACCGACGGAGAGGTCTCCGAGAGCCCATACCCCTCCACGATGGGGCACTTCGTGCGCTCCAGCCACTTGCGGGCCACGGCCTCCTGCACCGCCATGCCACCGCCGTTCGCCACGCGCAGATCGGAGAAGTCCACCTTGTCGAAGTCTGGGTGGTTGAGCATCGCGTTGTAGAGCGTGTTCACCGCCGGCAGCATGTGGACCTTCCACTTGCGGAGGTCCTTCAGCAGGCCGGCAATGTCGCGCGCATTGGGGATGAGCAGGGCCATCCCGCCGCTGCGCATGACGAGCAGGCAGCACACCGTGAGCGCGAAGATGTGGTACAGCGGCAGCGCCGTCACCATGATGATCTGATCGATGGGCGCGCCCTTGCGCAGCGAGGGCTGCATCCACGCCTCGGACTGGAGCACGTTGGCCACCACGTTGCGGTGCAGCAGCGTGGCCCCCTTGGACACGCCCGTGGTGCCCCCCGTGTACTGGAGGAAGGCCACGTCGTCCGGCTTCAGCTCCGCCGGCTTGAGCGTGAGTCTCTGGCCCTCCGCCAGCGCCGCGCTGAACGAGGTGCTGCCCGGCAGGGACCACTCCGGCACCAGCTTCTTCACGCGGCGGACGACGAAGTTGACGATCGTCCCCTTCACGGTGCCCAGCAAGTCACCCATGGTGGCCACCACCACGTGCTTGACCGGCGCCTTGTCCAACACCTTCTGGAGGGTGCTGGCGAAGTTCTCGAGGATGATGATGGCCTCGGCGCCGCTGTCCTTCAGTTGGTGCTCGAGCTCGCGAGGGGTGTAGAGCGGGTTGACGTTGACCACGATGTAGCCCGCGCGCAGCACCGCGGCCAGGGCGACCGGGTACTGCAGGATGTTGGGCATCATCAGGGCGACCCGGGACTTCGGTGCCAGCCCGCGCGACTGCAGCCACGCTCCGAGCTGGCGGGACAGCCGGTCCAACTCAGCGTAGGTCAGCGCCTTGTCCATGCAGACGAAGGCGCGGCGGGAGGCATTCTTCCGGAAGGACTCCTCCAGCAGGTGCACGAGGGAGGGGTACTCGCTGGGGTTGATCTCGCTCGGCACACCCTGGGGGTAATGCTTCAGCCACACCTTCTCCATCGACGCGTCTCCTGGGCTGGGAATCGGAGCCTCGGAGCGTAGCGGGGCTCCAGGGTTGGGTGAAGCTCAGCACCCCTCCATTCAGCGGGCGAGCAACAAAGCATATGACCCAGAGCGTCATGACCTGCCGGGTCTTGCTCGCAGCATCGAGGCGCTCATGCTACGCCGCCAACGCATGTCCCTGCTTCTTGGAGTGCTCGCTGTCCTCGTCGCCACCGTGCTGGGCCTGCGGCAGTGGCTGCTGTACCGGGAGGGCCCCCCGCCCCCGCCCGAGTCCTTCGATGGCGACGTCTACACCGTGGGCAAGGCGGCCATCGCCGAGCGCCGCTGCGAGAACCCGCGCGCCACCGTCATCGGCATGCACGGGTTCGTGGGTGACCTGCGCTACTTCACGGACCACTACCGCGACCCGGACCTGCAGCTCATCCTGCTGACAAGCTGCGACTACCACCTGCCCATCACCCAGCCTCGGTACAAGACAGCTCCGTGGGTGAAGGTGCCCACCCAGGAGGAGGGCTCCATCGCCTACGACGCCGCCGTGCTGGTGCAGGCCTTGGAGCACCTGCCGAGGACCCAGCGCATCCGCGTCCATGGGCACTCGCGAGGCGGCGCCGTCATCCTGGAGGCGGCGGCCCTGCGGCCGGACCTGTTCAAGCAGGTGGAAGTGGTGCTCGAGGCGCCCGTGCTCCCGCAGGCGCGCCCCTATGTGCCCACGACCGCCACGCAGCGCTGGTTCCTGCCGTTCGTGCTGCCCCTGTGGCAGCGGGAGCCCATCTCGCGGCGCAACCGGGGCGCCTGGGGCCCGCTGGAGAACACTCGGAAGCGCGAGCTCATCACGGCCTTCCCGTTCAACCCGAAGCGCGTGGCCACCATGGCGGCCAACCTGAAGGAGCTCGACTCCTGGATGAAGGCGCGCGACGTGTCGCTCTACCAGAACCTCGCGCGGGGCACGGTGCTGGTGCCGGGGAAGGACCGGGTGCTGGACACCCACTCCATGCTGGAGAGCGCCCAGAAGGCGGGCCCCGCGCTGAACGTGGTGAAGTTGGACGGCTGCAGCCACTTCGTCATCTGGGATCGTCCGGACGCGCTGCCCACCCTGGAGCGCTCGGAGGCAGCGCGCGAGGCCCTCGCCTCGTAGACATCGGGGGGAATGTCGGGGCTCTTCGGAGCGCCAGCTCCCTCAGGCCAGCACCACCACGTTGCGCAGGGGCTGGAGCGGCAGGGTTGCCAGCGGCTCGGAGCGCGACGGCGCGGACAGCTCGGCACAGTGGCGGTAGCCGATGGTCTGCAGCTCGTCGCGAAGCTCGGCCAGCGAGGAGCCCGCAGCAGTAGCAGCCTGGGCGTTCAGCTCGAGCAACAGGGGCGGAAGCGATGACAGCGCCCGCCGTCCCCCGCGCAGGGCCCCGAGCTCGCCGCCCTCGCAGTCCATCTTCACCAGCGCGTTCTCCCGAGGGATGGGCTCCGGGAGAAGCTCGTCGAGCCGAGCCACACGGACCTCCAAGCGCTCATGCCGCCCTTGCGCGGAGAAGGCCGCGTGCAGCCCGCCCGAGCCAGACCCCGCCGCCGGAATGAAGAAGGTCGACGCGCCAGCCTGCTCTCCGAGTGCCAGCTCGTGCACAGTCCCCTGCCGCATCCCATTGGACGCCAGAGACTGGCGCAGCAGCCGCGCGAGCAGGGGCTGCGGCTCGAAGGCCACCACGCGCCCCGTGGGGCCCACGCGCCGGCCCGCCAGGAGCGTGTAGCTGCCGTGGTTGGCGCCAATGTCCAGCATCATCCCGCCGGGCCCGAGCGTCCGCTCGATGAGCTGCGCCTCCGCGCCCCTCCCCTGCAGTTCGCCCAGCACCCAGAGCCACCGGTTGTCGAGCAGGTCCACGTGTACGGTCAGCCCGTCCACTCGGAACGCCTGCTCTCGCGGCAGGCCTCGCCATCGGATGAGGTCCTGCATCCGCCGCAGCAGGAACGAGCCTCCCCGCGCCAACTGCGTCTCCGGGTCGATCATCCGCCGCAGGTACGCGCCATACACGCTCAGGTGGAGCGGGAGCGTTCGGAGCAACTGCGCGTCTTCGTACCAGGGATGGGGCTGCATGCTCAGTCGCGAATTTCCTGCAGCTCGCGCTGGGCGATGACCGCCAGGTCTTCCAGGGCCTGGTGATCCTCGGGCTGCAGGTGCCGAGGGCGGCTGTCGAAGAGGCACAGGGTGCCCACGGCGTGGCCCTGGGACGTCCGGAGGGGAACACCGGCGTAGAAGCGGTAGTGGTACTTGGTGAAGAGCAGGTTGTCTCCGAAGCGCTCGTCCTCCCGCGAGTCCGGGATGACCATCACGTCCCGGCCCAGGATCGTGTGCGCGCACAGGGAGATGGCCCGCGGGAGGATGTCCGGCCCCTCGCAGTTCATCCCCTTGCACACCTGCTGGTCCCGGTTGATGAGGTTCACCGCCGACACGGGCACGTCCAGCACCCGGGCCGCGATGCGGGCGATCCGATCGAAGCGCTCCTCCCGCCCCGCTCTCAAGACGTCCAGCTCCTCCAGCGCCGCAATGCGATCGATCTCGTTGGCCGGCAGATCCGCCGGGCTCCAGCGCAGGCGCGAGCGGAGCATCCAGGCGCGCGCCTTGGTGCGCACATGCGCGGGGTTGAAGGGCCGGACCAGCCAGTCCGTAACTCCCGTCAAATAGCCCCGGGCCAGATCCTCCGGGTGCGTCGCATCCACCACGAGGACGATGGGCACGTCATGCAGATCGTACTGCGTCATGGCGCGCAGCTCGCGGCAGTACTCCATCCCGTCCTGCGCGCCAGGACCGTGCTCGATAATCACGAGCGCCGGGTGCTCTTCCGCGAGCAGCGGGAGCTCCGACAGCTTGCCGATCTCGGTGGCCACCAGCCCGTCCTCCGCGAGCGCCTCGCGCACCAGCCGGGCCGTGGGCTCATGGCGGATCGCCAGCGCCACGCGCTGCCCGCGGGTGGGGGGGGACAGCTCGGCCGGCAGTGGCACGGGCGTCAGGTTCGGGCGAGCCCCCACCGCGCGCATCCTCCGCGAGGCCCGCCCCGCCAGCTCGATGCTCTCCCGCTCGGCGGCGGCGAAGATCTCCAGCGGACTGCCCAGCCGCGCCGCCCGCTCCTGGGCCATCTCCACCACCCGGTCCAACTGCTCGTCCGTGCGCATCGGGTCGTGGTGGAACAGCCCCAGGCGCTTCACCCCCGCGTCGCAGGCGATGTCGACCAGGTACTCCACGGTGCTGTGTCCCCAGCCGATCTTGCTGGGGTACTCGGCCGCCGTGTACTGCGCGTCGTGCACCAGCAGGTCCACGCCGCGGATGAACTCCAGGTGCCGGCTGTCCTCCGGGTGGTGCCAGCCTTCCGCCTGGCCGCGCCCACAAGCCTGGGTGCGGCCATGGGGCTCATGGTCGGTGACATAGGCGAACGTCGCCCCGCCCACCTCCACGCGGTAGCCCAGCGTGAGCGCCGGGTGGTTGAGGTAGCGGCTGGTGATGAGCGCGTCCTCCACCGCCACCGTCTGCTCGAGCAGCTCGTGGTAGCGCAGCGTGGCGCCCAGCGAGTCCAGGGGGACCGGGAAGTAGGTGTACTGCATCTGCCCGGCGAGCGTCTGCTGGAGCTCGCCCTCCATGCCCTTGGGGGCGTAGATGTCCCACTCGTTACCGGGGACGAACAGGGGCGAGAAGAACGGCAATCCCTGGATGTGGTCCCAGTGGGTGTGGCCGATGAACAGGTGCCCGCGAACGGGCTTGGGCCCCGCCATGAGCTCCTGCCCGAGCGCTTGGGCTCCCGTCCCACAATCGAACACGATGCACGCCCCGCCTGGGGTACGCACCTCGACGCACGAGGTGTTACCGCCATAGCGCAGGGTGGTGGGACCAGGCTTTGGCAAGGAACCACGGGTGCCCCAGAAGCAGATGCGCATGCCGCCCTCTCTCCCGGGCGCCCGCTCCTGATGAGCGCCCAATGACATTCTGCCCGATCAGGACGACGCCTGTGCCAGGGGGGCCCCTTCCGGCCCATTTCCAGTGTACAAGCCCCAGTCCATGAGTCCCGGCTTTGGACGTGATCTGACCACCGG
Encoded proteins:
- a CDS encoding alpha/beta fold hydrolase, with the protein product MLRRQRMSLLLGVLAVLVATVLGLRQWLLYREGPPPPPESFDGDVYTVGKAAIAERRCENPRATVIGMHGFVGDLRYFTDHYRDPDLQLILLTSCDYHLPITQPRYKTAPWVKVPTQEEGSIAYDAAVLVQALEHLPRTQRIRVHGHSRGGAVILEAAALRPDLFKQVEVVLEAPVLPQARPYVPTTATQRWFLPFVLPLWQREPISRRNRGAWGPLENTRKRELITAFPFNPKRVATMAANLKELDSWMKARDVSLYQNLARGTVLVPGKDRVLDTHSMLESAQKAGPALNVVKLDGCSHFVIWDRPDALPTLERSEAAREALAS
- a CDS encoding serine hydrolase domain-containing protein, which translates into the protein MHSVMAAHVERGELPGVVTLLARGDEVRADAIGTLAFGNSAPMRRDTIFRIASLTKPISGAAAMILVEEGKLRLDEPVDRLLPELANRRVLKRLDGPVDDTVPANRPILVSDLLTVRMGTGAIMAQGQYPIVQAMTEQGVAVGPWLPKAPSMDAWIRSLGSLPLMRQPGEAWMYDTGMTVLGVLLSRAAGQPLEAFMRERIFEPLGMKDTGFSVPAEKLDRLCTAYFRTPGAEKFEVFDPAGTESQFSRPPGMPSASGGLVSTADDYLAFARMMLNKGAYGGKRLLSERSVELMTTDHITPEQKAVSPFSTGFWDKRGWGYALSIVKQHEPGDPRGFGWDGGYGTSCYWDPQTGLIGVLMTQRLMDSPNPPAAFVDFWRSAYEAL
- a CDS encoding long-chain fatty acid--CoA ligase, with protein sequence MEKVWLKHYPQGVPSEINPSEYPSLVHLLEESFRKNASRRAFVCMDKALTYAELDRLSRQLGAWLQSRGLAPKSRVALMMPNILQYPVALAAVLRAGYIVVNVNPLYTPRELEHQLKDSGAEAIIILENFASTLQKVLDKAPVKHVVVATMGDLLGTVKGTIVNFVVRRVKKLVPEWSLPGSTSFSAALAEGQRLTLKPAELKPDDVAFLQYTGGTTGVSKGATLLHRNVVANVLQSEAWMQPSLRKGAPIDQIIMVTALPLYHIFALTVCCLLVMRSGGMALLIPNARDIAGLLKDLRKWKVHMLPAVNTLYNAMLNHPDFDKVDFSDLRVANGGGMAVQEAVARKWLERTKCPIVEGYGLSETSPSVTCNPTDTDIFTGTIGLPLPSTELELRDDDGKSVPLGQPGEICVRGPQVMAGYWNRPDETARVMTSDGFLKTGDVGVMDERGYTKIVDRKKDMILVSGFNVYPNELEGVVMECPGVLEVAAVGVPDEHSGEVVKLFIVKKDPALTEEAVREFCKERLTGYKRPKHIEFRTDLPKTNVGKILRRELREKKSA
- a CDS encoding FkbM family methyltransferase; its protein translation is MQPHPWYEDAQLLRTLPLHLSVYGAYLRRMIDPETQLARGGSFLLRRMQDLIRWRGLPREQAFRVDGLTVHVDLLDNRWLWVLGELQGRGAEAQLIERTLGPGGMMLDIGANHGSYTLLAGRRVGPTGRVVAFEPQPLLARLLRQSLASNGMRQGTVHELALGEQAGASTFFIPAAGSGSGGLHAAFSAQGRHERLEVRVARLDELLPEPIPRENALVKMDCEGGELGALRGGRRALSSLPPLLLELNAQAATAAGSSLAELRDELQTIGYRHCAELSAPSRSEPLATLPLQPLRNVVVLA
- a CDS encoding MBL fold metallo-hydrolase; translated protein: MRICFWGTRGSLPKPGPTTLRYGGNTSCVEVRTPGGACIVFDCGTGAQALGQELMAGPKPVRGHLFIGHTHWDHIQGLPFFSPLFVPGNEWDIYAPKGMEGELQQTLAGQMQYTYFPVPLDSLGATLRYHELLEQTVAVEDALITSRYLNHPALTLGYRVEVGGATFAYVTDHEPHGRTQACGRGQAEGWHHPEDSRHLEFIRGVDLLVHDAQYTAAEYPSKIGWGHSTVEYLVDIACDAGVKRLGLFHHDPMRTDEQLDRVVEMAQERAARLGSPLEIFAAAERESIELAGRASRRMRAVGARPNLTPVPLPAELSPPTRGQRVALAIRHEPTARLVREALAEDGLVATEIGKLSELPLLAEEHPALVIIEHGPGAQDGMEYCRELRAMTQYDLHDVPIVLVVDATHPEDLARGYLTGVTDWLVRPFNPAHVRTKARAWMLRSRLRWSPADLPANEIDRIAALEELDVLRAGREERFDRIARIAARVLDVPVSAVNLINRDQQVCKGMNCEGPDILPRAISLCAHTILGRDVMVIPDSREDERFGDNLLFTKYHYRFYAGVPLRTSQGHAVGTLCLFDSRPRHLQPEDHQALEDLAVIAQRELQEIRD